Proteins found in one Campylobacter lari genomic segment:
- a CDS encoding cation:dicarboxylate symporter family transporter: MIVITHEKPSKVKKILKNLGFWVIIGIIAGISLGLLDKELALASKIGVDYFIQALKFLIGPIIFLTIVLGVVSLESLKQVGSIGAKALLYFEVVSTFALAIGIFMANIMGPGKGMNLDPSTLDKDSVAQFVNKNIEISAQNEILHILKDAIPTDIITAFSEGKTLQILVIALACAFIVSLMRVDERKAIQKTLEIMQSFVFKILEIIMYFSPIAAFSAMAFLVAKYGLDSLLNLGYLLIVMLFASLLFIFGVLGLICFIAKVNIFKFMRFISREVLIVFATSSSESALAPLMRKLEKAGISKATVGLVLPTGYSFNLDCTNIYLAMSLIFLAQAFNVELSLMHEISILIVLMIASKGAVGVTGSGFIILGSTLAALSNMHIAEANNGLGASLGEVLPVAAISILLGVDKFMSEIRAVGNLCGNSVAALIVAIWDKQIDWEKFRYALDNPKEFTNAGFD, translated from the coding sequence GTGATAGTAATTACCCATGAAAAACCAAGTAAAGTCAAAAAAATATTAAAAAATTTAGGTTTTTGGGTAATCATAGGAATAATAGCTGGCATTAGCCTTGGTTTGTTAGATAAAGAACTTGCATTAGCTAGTAAAATCGGGGTAGATTATTTTATACAAGCTTTAAAATTTTTAATAGGGCCTATTATATTTTTAACTATTGTTTTAGGAGTTGTTAGTCTTGAGAGTTTAAAGCAAGTTGGAAGTATAGGCGCTAAAGCTTTACTTTACTTTGAAGTAGTAAGCACCTTTGCTTTAGCTATAGGAATTTTTATGGCAAATATCATGGGACCTGGAAAAGGAATGAACCTTGATCCAAGTACCTTAGATAAAGATAGCGTAGCTCAATTTGTTAATAAAAACATAGAAATAAGTGCGCAAAATGAGATTTTACATATTTTAAAAGATGCTATACCTACTGATATTATCACTGCTTTTAGCGAAGGAAAGACATTACAAATCTTAGTTATAGCCCTAGCTTGTGCTTTTATTGTTTCACTTATGAGGGTTGATGAGAGAAAAGCTATACAAAAAACCTTAGAAATAATGCAAAGCTTTGTTTTTAAAATTCTAGAAATTATTATGTATTTTTCTCCTATTGCTGCTTTTTCTGCGATGGCATTTTTAGTAGCAAAATATGGGCTTGATTCTTTATTAAATTTAGGATATTTGCTTATTGTTATGCTATTTGCTTCTTTGCTTTTTATCTTTGGAGTTTTAGGACTTATTTGTTTTATTGCTAAAGTTAATATTTTTAAATTTATGCGTTTTATTTCAAGAGAAGTTTTGATAGTTTTTGCTACAAGCTCTAGCGAATCAGCATTAGCTCCACTTATGAGAAAACTTGAAAAAGCAGGAATTTCAAAGGCCACTGTGGGTTTAGTATTGCCGACTGGGTATAGTTTTAATCTTGATTGTACTAATATTTATTTAGCTATGAGTTTGATTTTTCTTGCACAAGCTTTTAATGTGGAACTTTCTTTGATGCATGAAATTAGCATTTTAATCGTACTAATGATAGCCTCAAAAGGTGCTGTTGGTGTAACTGGTTCAGGTTTTATCATACTAGGAAGTACGCTGGCGGCTTTATCTAATATGCATATAGCAGAAGCTAATAATGGCTTAGGGGCAAGCTTGGGAGAGGTTTTACCTGTGGCTGCTATTTCTATACTTTTGGGCGTGGATAAATTTATGTCTGAAATTCGTGCAGTAGGAAATTTATGTGGTAACAGCGTAGCAGCTTTAATCGTAGCTATTTGGGATAAACAAATAGACTGGGAAAAATTCCGCTACGCTCTTGATAATCCTAAAGAATTTACAAATGCAGGTTTTGATTAA
- a CDS encoding aminotransferase class IV has product MQEMEIVFLNDEFVKASEAKVSVFDRGFIFGDGIYEVVPVVNAKIADKEEFWERFERSLAQIELEIPYAKEEFENILEQLIIKNSLKEGGLYMQVTRGVASRNFALLKELKPTIMAFAFECKVIEHEHAKNGVSVISTADLRWKRRDIKSISLLAQCLAKEEAIKAKVFEAFMVENALVTEASSSSAFIIKDKTLITKPFSNEILPGIRRKNILKFAKELDLKVDQRAFSMKEVYEADEVFISAATFLILGVIKADSKVINDGKVGFYTQKLREKYVEKIQKEVF; this is encoded by the coding sequence TATTTTTAAATGATGAGTTTGTAAAAGCTAGTGAAGCTAAAGTGAGTGTTTTTGATAGAGGTTTTATCTTTGGAGATGGAATTTATGAAGTAGTTCCTGTGGTAAACGCAAAAATAGCCGATAAGGAAGAATTTTGGGAGCGTTTTGAGCGTAGTTTGGCTCAAATTGAATTAGAAATTCCTTATGCAAAAGAAGAATTTGAAAATATTTTAGAACAATTAATCATTAAAAACTCTCTTAAAGAAGGCGGACTTTATATGCAAGTTACTAGAGGGGTTGCTAGTAGAAATTTTGCTCTTTTAAAGGAGTTAAAACCTACTATTATGGCTTTTGCTTTTGAATGTAAAGTGATTGAGCATGAGCATGCTAAAAACGGGGTAAGCGTTATTTCAACTGCTGATTTAAGATGGAAAAGAAGGGATATAAAATCTATTTCTTTACTAGCTCAATGTCTTGCAAAAGAAGAAGCTATTAAAGCTAAGGTTTTTGAAGCTTTTATGGTAGAAAATGCTTTAGTAACAGAAGCTTCTAGTAGTTCAGCTTTTATTATTAAAGATAAAACTTTAATTACCAAGCCGTTTTCTAACGAAATCTTACCAGGAATTCGCCGTAAAAATATATTAAAATTTGCAAAAGAACTTGATCTTAAAGTAGATCAAAGAGCTTTTAGTATGAAAGAAGTGTATGAAGCTGATGAGGTATTTATTTCCGCAGCTACTTTTTTGATTTTGGGTGTTATAAAAGCAGATAGTAAGGTAATTAATGACGGTAAAGTAGGCTTTTATACCCAAAAGCTAAGAGAAAAATATGTAGAAAAAATTCAAAAAGAGGTTTTTTAA